A section of the Mycolicibacterium anyangense genome encodes:
- the pgm gene encoding phosphoglucomutase (alpha-D-glucose-1,6-bisphosphate-dependent), which yields MAANPRAGKPALPEDLVDLPHLVTAYYAVQPDPDNVDQQVVFGTSGHRGSSLDGAFNEAHILATTQAIVEYRAGQGTTGPLFIGRDTHGLSEPAWVSALEVLAANDVVALIDSADRYTPTPAVSHAILAYNRGRSTDLADGIVVTPSHNPPRDGGFKYNPPNGGPADTDATGAIAKRANEILRGGLADVKRVALARALQSAQRHDYLDAYVSDLPNVVDIHAIRAEGIRIGADPLGGASVDYWGAIAEQHKLDLTVVNPLVDATWRFMTLDTDGKIRMDCSSPNAMASLIANRDAYQIATGNDADSDRHGIVTPDGGLMNPNHYLAVAIDYLYSHRPDWPGSVAVGKTAVSSSIIDRVVAGLGRKLIEVPVGFKWFVDGLIGGTIGFGGEESAGASFLRRDGSVWTTDKDGIILALLASEIQAVTGTSPSQRYAELAAEYGAPVYARVDAPANREQKARLSKLSAEQVSATELAGEPITAKLTTAPGNGAPLGGLKVTTANGWFAARPSGTEDVYKIYAESFKGPEHLAEVQEAAREVVNTVIS from the coding sequence ATGGCGGCCAACCCCCGCGCCGGTAAGCCGGCGCTTCCCGAAGACCTCGTCGATCTGCCCCATCTGGTGACCGCGTACTACGCGGTGCAACCGGACCCCGACAACGTCGACCAGCAGGTCGTGTTCGGTACCTCGGGTCATCGGGGCTCCAGTCTGGACGGGGCGTTCAACGAGGCGCACATTCTGGCCACCACGCAAGCGATTGTGGAGTACCGAGCTGGGCAGGGCACCACCGGGCCACTGTTCATCGGCCGCGACACCCACGGGTTGTCCGAACCTGCCTGGGTATCGGCACTCGAAGTGCTGGCAGCCAACGATGTTGTGGCCCTGATCGATTCGGCGGACCGCTACACTCCGACCCCGGCGGTCAGCCATGCGATCCTGGCCTACAACCGGGGCCGCAGCACCGATCTGGCCGACGGCATCGTCGTCACCCCGTCGCACAACCCGCCGCGCGATGGCGGGTTCAAATACAACCCGCCCAACGGTGGCCCGGCCGACACCGATGCCACCGGGGCAATCGCCAAGCGCGCCAACGAGATTCTGCGTGGCGGTCTGGCCGACGTGAAGCGGGTTGCGCTGGCCCGGGCGCTGCAGAGCGCCCAGCGCCACGACTACCTCGACGCCTACGTCTCGGATCTGCCCAACGTCGTCGACATCCACGCGATCCGCGCCGAGGGCATTCGCATCGGTGCCGACCCACTCGGTGGGGCCAGCGTCGATTACTGGGGTGCGATCGCCGAACAGCACAAACTGGACCTGACCGTGGTCAACCCGTTGGTCGATGCCACCTGGCGGTTCATGACCTTGGACACCGACGGCAAGATCCGGATGGACTGCAGTTCGCCCAACGCGATGGCCTCGCTCATCGCCAACCGCGATGCCTACCAGATCGCGACCGGCAACGACGCCGACTCCGACCGGCACGGCATCGTCACCCCCGACGGCGGGCTGATGAACCCCAACCACTACCTGGCGGTGGCGATCGACTACCTGTACTCGCATCGGCCGGACTGGCCAGGCAGCGTGGCGGTGGGCAAGACCGCGGTCAGCTCGTCGATCATCGACCGGGTGGTGGCCGGCTTGGGCCGCAAGTTGATCGAGGTGCCGGTCGGGTTCAAGTGGTTCGTCGACGGATTGATCGGCGGCACAATCGGATTCGGCGGCGAGGAGTCCGCGGGCGCGTCGTTCCTGCGGCGTGACGGTTCGGTGTGGACCACCGATAAGGACGGCATCATCCTGGCCTTGCTGGCCTCGGAGATCCAGGCCGTCACCGGTACTTCGCCCTCGCAGCGCTACGCCGAATTGGCCGCCGAGTACGGGGCGCCGGTCTACGCCCGGGTCGACGCGCCGGCCAACCGGGAGCAGAAGGCCCGGCTGTCCAAACTCTCTGCCGAGCAAGTCAGCGCCACCGAGTTGGCCGGTGAACCGATCACCGCCAAGCTGACCACCGCACCCGGGAACGGGGCCCCGCTCGGCGGGCTGAAGGTCACCACCGCCAACGGCTGGTTTGCCGCGCGCCCGTCGGGCACCGAGGATGTCTACAAGATCTACGCCGAGTCGTTCAAGGGTCCCGAGCATCTGGCGGAGGTCCAAGAGGCGGCCCGCGAAGTGGTGAATACAGTCATCTCGTGA
- a CDS encoding MFS transporter gives MQSSREFCCGGDCPADDVAARLPSEVWVLIAANVVIALGYGVVAPVLPHFARSFGVSISAATFVITAFALMRLVFAPASGMLVQRLGERRIYVSGLLIVALSTGACAFAHTYWQLLVFRALGGIGSTMFFVSALGLMIRISPHDARGRVAGMFSSAFLVGSVAGPLLGSLTVGLGLAAPFLIYGVALLIAAAVVFISLRHSQLAAPAPEDELTVTVRVALRHPAYRAALLSNFATGWSAFGLRVALVPLFVTEALHRGPGVAGAALATFAAGNVAAVIPSGRFSDRTGRRPLLIPGLAVSGVTTAVVGAATSLPLFLAGAFVAGAATGVFTAPQQAAVADIIGKSRGGTAVATFQMMSDLGSIVGSLGVGEIAQHLSFEWAFALSGVILVLAALGWALAPETRDRPPLEPTPARSLGPEAAGELP, from the coding sequence ATACAGTCATCTCGTGAGTTCTGTTGCGGAGGGGACTGTCCCGCCGATGACGTAGCCGCCCGGCTGCCCAGCGAGGTCTGGGTGCTGATCGCGGCCAACGTGGTCATCGCCCTGGGATATGGCGTGGTGGCGCCGGTGCTACCGCATTTCGCCCGCAGCTTCGGTGTCAGCATCAGCGCGGCGACCTTCGTCATCACCGCCTTCGCCTTGATGCGCCTGGTGTTCGCCCCGGCCTCGGGCATGCTCGTGCAGCGGCTGGGCGAACGGCGGATCTATGTCAGCGGCCTGCTGATCGTGGCCCTGTCCACGGGGGCATGCGCGTTCGCCCATACCTATTGGCAGCTGTTGGTGTTCCGCGCGCTGGGTGGGATCGGCTCGACGATGTTCTTCGTCTCGGCGCTGGGCCTGATGATCCGGATCAGCCCGCACGACGCCCGCGGCCGGGTGGCCGGCATGTTCTCCAGTGCCTTCCTGGTCGGATCGGTGGCGGGTCCGCTGCTGGGCAGCCTGACCGTTGGGCTGGGGCTCGCCGCGCCGTTCCTGATCTACGGCGTTGCGCTGTTGATCGCGGCGGCGGTGGTGTTCATCAGCCTGCGCCATTCCCAGCTCGCTGCGCCCGCGCCGGAAGACGAGCTGACCGTCACGGTGCGCGTCGCCCTGCGCCATCCGGCCTACCGGGCGGCGCTGCTGTCGAACTTCGCCACCGGATGGTCGGCGTTCGGACTGCGGGTGGCGCTGGTGCCGCTCTTCGTCACCGAGGCGCTGCATCGCGGGCCGGGTGTCGCCGGCGCAGCGCTGGCCACCTTCGCGGCCGGCAACGTCGCGGCGGTGATACCGTCAGGCCGGTTCTCCGACCGCACGGGGCGCCGGCCACTGCTCATCCCCGGCCTGGCGGTCTCCGGGGTGACGACCGCGGTGGTGGGGGCGGCGACCTCGCTGCCGCTGTTTCTGGCCGGTGCGTTTGTGGCCGGTGCGGCCACCGGCGTGTTCACCGCGCCGCAGCAGGCCGCGGTGGCCGACATCATCGGCAAGTCGCGCGGCGGCACTGCGGTGGCGACCTTCCAGATGATGTCGGACCTGGGGTCGATCGTCGGCTCGCTAGGGGTGGGGGAGATCGCCCAGCATTTGTCGTTCGAGTGGGCGTTCGCGCTCAGCGGGGTGATTCTGGTGCTCGCGGCGCTGGGCTGGGCGTTGGCGCCCGAGACCAGGGACCGCCCGCCGCTGGAACCCACCCCGGCGCGGTCATTGGGCCCGGAGGCGGCCGGCGAGCTCCCGTAG
- a CDS encoding TNT domain-containing protein yields the protein MSQSGSSDHQPSAPWLATRLAAAVVVTGVALAGPQALGVAWADNPSSDNGSTSSASAPKSSTGGSARQAHQSATSHSPKASAGITPRPAAATGAGADAVSAADVATGAAGRSSRTVTAPKVSSATTPDAPVTVTPPSANTVPQATAITSWTSGSILAIFVSNGTLSHPDAGLLVGNGFSFDGITCATGVKCDGGRAGLLFGNGGAGYNGGVGGNAGLIGNGGAGGRGSSMVNAGTGGDGGRGGLLFGNGGEGGSGATSANGGRGGASGFFFGVGGRGGIGGPGSVQCLSAPTCEPPTVGGTGGLGGRGGLFFGRAGAPGSAPLPTDSWLFLGYTPVFPVTAPPPCTVNCDEIGSAGQGLIYPDDSDPSKPYAIPGTVVPNITLPAGTPLGRWGYSGGSFLAPAGTHFAQLSLPPASQVAPYFEYVVANPANLPPGLRIEQSQAAPWFGQPGGGIQYRITDANGKDAPVQALLDSGFLTYR from the coding sequence ATGTCGCAGTCGGGATCGTCGGATCACCAGCCCTCGGCACCCTGGCTCGCCACCCGATTGGCGGCAGCTGTCGTCGTCACCGGGGTAGCCCTGGCGGGTCCGCAAGCACTCGGCGTCGCGTGGGCCGATAACCCGTCGAGCGACAACGGTTCGACCAGCAGCGCGTCGGCACCGAAGTCTTCGACAGGCGGCTCGGCTCGCCAGGCGCATCAGAGTGCGACGTCCCATTCACCCAAGGCCTCGGCAGGTATCACGCCGCGACCCGCGGCGGCGACCGGCGCGGGTGCCGATGCCGTCTCAGCGGCCGACGTCGCGACGGGCGCAGCGGGGCGCAGCTCTCGCACGGTGACCGCGCCGAAAGTCAGCTCGGCAACGACGCCGGATGCCCCGGTGACCGTGACACCGCCGTCCGCGAACACCGTGCCGCAGGCCACCGCGATCACCAGCTGGACCTCCGGTTCGATCCTCGCGATCTTCGTTTCCAACGGCACCCTGTCGCATCCCGACGCCGGGCTGCTGGTGGGCAACGGGTTCAGCTTCGACGGCATCACCTGCGCGACGGGCGTCAAATGCGACGGTGGCCGCGCCGGCCTGCTGTTTGGAAACGGCGGTGCCGGCTACAACGGTGGCGTCGGCGGCAACGCCGGACTGATCGGCAACGGCGGCGCGGGTGGGCGCGGCTCGAGCATGGTCAACGCCGGAACCGGTGGTGACGGAGGCCGCGGCGGTCTGCTGTTCGGTAATGGTGGCGAAGGCGGCTCAGGGGCCACCAGCGCCAACGGCGGCCGAGGCGGAGCCAGCGGTTTCTTCTTCGGCGTGGGCGGTCGCGGCGGCATCGGTGGGCCCGGCTCCGTGCAGTGCCTGTCGGCGCCCACCTGCGAACCTCCGACGGTGGGCGGCACCGGCGGGCTCGGCGGCCGCGGCGGACTGTTCTTCGGCCGGGCCGGCGCACCCGGATCGGCTCCGCTGCCAACGGACTCATGGTTGTTCCTCGGCTACACGCCGGTGTTCCCTGTCACCGCGCCGCCGCCCTGCACGGTCAACTGCGATGAAATCGGCTCGGCTGGACAGGGATTGATCTACCCGGATGACAGCGACCCCAGCAAGCCGTATGCCATCCCGGGCACTGTGGTCCCCAACATCACCCTGCCTGCCGGCACGCCGTTGGGACGCTGGGGCTATTCGGGTGGCTCGTTCCTGGCTCCGGCGGGTACGCATTTCGCGCAGCTGTCGCTGCCGCCGGCCAGCCAGGTGGCGCCGTACTTCGAGTACGTCGTGGCCAACCCGGCGAACCTGCCGCCCGGACTCCGGATCGAACAGTCCCAGGCCGCACCGTGGTTTGGACAGCCCGGTGGCGGTATCCAGTACCGCATCACCGACGCGAACGGCAAGGATGCACCGGTCCAGGCGTTGCTCGACTCCGGGTTCCTGACCTACCGGTGA
- a CDS encoding MlaD family protein produces MKFNARTTLVLLAVMTLLGALYMSIGVLDISPTKKVTRLTLLLNTSGGLLPTSDVTMRGIKIGRVTGIRTTATGLAVSMDIDQASQVPADSRIAVENLSAAGEQYVDFKPKVIAPPYLSDGAVIPADRVAPMVTGSELLTKVNALISALNPDDLRTIVTNVSEALDGNDGTLDSLATTAGLAAKVVRDDKQILTTLFSNISALTSNLGTVDAGQVISQTGTLLPKTVPAFLRLVKEFENLSYSGSGLLGPGDPGGVLIAKISEYMDELAEPLGTFATVLQPAVAPLHDVKVDGGHWLDFWESTFNDQGALRVQLNVPEWHQGQ; encoded by the coding sequence GTGAAGTTCAACGCCCGCACCACCCTGGTGCTGCTGGCGGTGATGACACTGCTCGGCGCGCTCTACATGTCGATCGGGGTGCTCGATATCAGTCCGACCAAGAAGGTCACCCGACTGACATTGCTGCTCAACACTTCTGGCGGTCTGCTGCCCACCTCCGACGTCACCATGCGGGGAATCAAGATCGGCAGGGTCACCGGCATCCGGACGACGGCCACCGGACTGGCCGTGTCGATGGACATCGATCAGGCCAGCCAAGTTCCCGCCGACAGCAGGATCGCGGTGGAGAATCTTTCTGCCGCAGGCGAGCAGTACGTTGACTTCAAGCCGAAAGTGATTGCACCCCCCTATCTTTCCGACGGCGCGGTAATCCCGGCCGATCGGGTGGCGCCAATGGTCACCGGTAGTGAACTATTGACCAAAGTCAACGCCCTGATCTCCGCGCTCAACCCCGACGACCTGCGCACCATCGTCACCAACGTGTCGGAGGCGTTGGACGGTAACGACGGCACCCTGGACTCGCTGGCGACCACTGCCGGTCTGGCCGCCAAGGTGGTCCGCGACGACAAGCAGATCCTGACCACTTTGTTCAGCAATATCTCGGCGCTGACCTCGAATCTGGGCACCGTCGATGCCGGCCAGGTGATCAGTCAGACCGGGACGTTGCTACCGAAGACGGTGCCGGCCTTCCTGCGCCTGGTCAAAGAATTCGAGAATCTGTCCTACAGCGGTTCGGGTCTGCTGGGGCCCGGCGATCCCGGCGGAGTCCTGATCGCCAAGATCAGCGAGTACATGGACGAGTTGGCCGAACCGCTCGGTACCTTTGCCACCGTCCTGCAGCCGGCGGTCGCACCGCTGCACGACGTCAAGGTCGATGGCGGGCACTGGCTGGACTTCTGGGAATCGACCTTCAATGACCAAGGCGCACTACGGGTTCAGCTCAACGTTCCCGAATGGCACCAGGGACAGTGA
- a CDS encoding MlaD family protein produces MTRRLLRKLISIGCAVPVGLAATLTAGCSLDPTRMPVPGAYSPANPYRLKIEFSSALNLPARAKVDTGGIQVGVLDHVALDGSTAVAYVDVAGDTTLADNTRAELRQATPLGDVYIALLPPATPSSLTLRNGDTIPLRNTAPATNVEDVLRSVSNLMAGGAIGTLQTAVIDANRAFPKDPNELTHIQRTIGGILNDLAANQETMSGILLSLENISSTLSSNTAVFNRLVTEGPAKLGGLSAVTLGILNLVADSKDLGKLGGDVINPITGDVMQMLSYITPLVGTMATVDTTIPVIADKLNALVRDKLIPFFGKGGPRYTISELRPPAGSEGVDPADKADQAVSAMRTMGLLP; encoded by the coding sequence ATGACACGACGTCTGCTACGAAAGCTGATATCGATCGGGTGCGCGGTGCCGGTCGGCCTCGCCGCCACACTGACTGCGGGGTGTTCGCTGGATCCCACCCGGATGCCGGTGCCCGGCGCCTACTCCCCCGCCAATCCGTACCGCCTCAAGATCGAATTCTCCAGTGCGCTCAATCTTCCCGCCCGAGCCAAGGTCGATACCGGCGGCATCCAGGTCGGGGTGCTCGACCACGTGGCACTCGACGGCTCGACGGCCGTCGCCTACGTCGACGTCGCCGGTGACACCACGCTGGCCGACAACACCCGCGCCGAGCTGCGACAGGCCACCCCGCTCGGGGACGTCTACATCGCACTGTTGCCGCCTGCCACGCCGTCGTCCTTGACGCTTCGCAACGGCGACACCATCCCGCTGCGCAACACCGCACCGGCCACCAACGTGGAAGACGTGCTGCGCTCGGTGTCGAACCTGATGGCCGGCGGGGCGATCGGTACATTGCAGACTGCGGTGATCGACGCCAACAGGGCGTTCCCCAAGGACCCCAACGAGCTGACTCACATCCAGCGCACCATTGGTGGGATTCTCAACGACCTGGCCGCCAATCAGGAGACGATGAGCGGAATCCTGTTGAGCCTGGAGAACATCAGCTCCACCCTGTCGTCGAACACCGCGGTGTTCAACCGGCTGGTCACCGAAGGTCCCGCCAAGCTGGGGGGTCTCTCGGCGGTGACCCTCGGGATCCTCAACCTCGTGGCCGACTCCAAGGACCTCGGCAAGCTCGGCGGCGATGTGATCAACCCGATCACCGGGGACGTCATGCAGATGCTGTCCTACATCACGCCTCTGGTCGGGACGATGGCCACCGTCGACACCACGATCCCGGTGATCGCAGACAAACTCAACGCCCTGGTGCGCGACAAACTCATTCCGTTCTTCGGCAAGGGCGGCCCCCGGTACACCATTTCGGAACTTCGGCCACCAGCCGGCAGCGAAGGCGTCGATCCCGCGGACAAGGCTGATCAGGCGGTCTCGGCGATGCGGACGATGGGACTGTTGCCGTGA
- a CDS encoding MlaD family protein, producing MTPISTLRARLNSPLRATAALAVVAAVAVAAVTGAKFVMPTVNNTKAMCAELSDAVGLYVGNKVALLGIDVGSTTSIENKPDHVQVDFTVPADLDLPADVGVVTYSQSIVTDRHIELTKAYTGGPKFAGPGCIKLANTRTPISVSETFAAVGNLADTILGPHPGKDASQAPGVQAINNSLSAASRSLNGTGTQLNETLRNLVTMLADPYQADTDYRRLFENSEIFTSGFLKNWDTFASVIQSLPAMVALIEALSDNISAALANVSHLLPILVEASTRLAPRLYRNIGDKLVPWIRDLLNNHNKTILSMINTWPQFTRWFTDIYETSWGTHNVTYIPPQVSIAPTQAGAICEVLKQRRTPGAAAACASGSSSDPVTLGLTDLILGAALG from the coding sequence ATGACACCGATCTCGACGCTTCGAGCCCGCCTGAATTCGCCGCTGCGGGCCACCGCGGCGCTGGCCGTGGTCGCCGCCGTCGCGGTCGCGGCGGTCACCGGGGCAAAGTTCGTCATGCCCACGGTGAACAACACCAAGGCGATGTGCGCCGAGTTGAGCGACGCCGTCGGTTTGTACGTCGGCAACAAGGTCGCCCTCCTGGGAATCGACGTCGGCTCCACCACCTCGATCGAGAACAAGCCCGACCACGTCCAGGTGGACTTCACCGTGCCCGCCGACCTGGATCTGCCCGCGGACGTCGGGGTGGTCACCTATTCCCAGTCGATCGTCACCGACCGCCATATCGAATTGACCAAGGCTTATACGGGCGGCCCGAAGTTCGCCGGGCCCGGGTGTATCAAGCTCGCCAATACCCGGACTCCGATCAGCGTCAGCGAAACCTTCGCCGCGGTGGGCAATCTCGCCGACACGATATTGGGCCCCCATCCGGGCAAAGATGCCTCGCAGGCACCCGGTGTTCAAGCGATCAACAACAGCCTGTCCGCAGCCAGCCGCTCACTCAACGGCACCGGCACGCAGCTCAACGAGACCCTGCGCAACCTTGTCACCATGCTGGCCGATCCGTACCAGGCCGACACCGACTACCGGCGGCTGTTCGAGAACAGCGAGATCTTCACCTCAGGTTTCCTCAAGAACTGGGACACCTTCGCCTCGGTCATCCAGTCGTTGCCCGCGATGGTGGCACTGATCGAGGCGTTGTCGGACAACATTTCCGCCGCCTTGGCCAATGTCTCACACCTGCTCCCGATCCTCGTCGAGGCGTCGACCCGGCTGGCGCCGAGGCTGTACCGCAACATCGGCGACAAGCTGGTTCCGTGGATCCGAGATCTGCTGAACAACCACAACAAGACCATTCTGTCGATGATCAACACCTGGCCGCAGTTCACCCGGTGGTTCACCGATATCTACGAAACATCCTGGGGCACACATAATGTCACGTACATCCCGCCCCAGGTATCGATCGCACCGACGCAGGCCGGAGCTATCTGCGAGGTACTCAAGCAGCGCCGGACCCCCGGTGCGGCCGCTGCCTGCGCGTCGGGCAGTTCCTCGGACCCGGTGACCCTCGGACTCACCGATCTGATCCTGGGGGCGGCACTGGGATGA
- a CDS encoding MlaD family protein, translating into MISVRNRLGALSRRIDLSAWLGPRQGIPDEHTAAARSRRQGIIGLVVIIAALAATAAAYLNPSGESGYTAHLTNSAGIRAGDQVRIAGITVGKVTGVRLDGALVEMTFDVERSIKVGSDSTLDVKLLTPLGGHYVALDPKGDMPLGRNVIPPQRVSLPFEVNDIIQAATPVIKEVDGQVIHDTFAEVANAAGRYPDAIRNLLQAANDLTSSLSGSTAEFHRSLGFVADSMGAMVAGRKQLVTLVQQLDILGKGYTADSVDIIEFFGLVKELARIMDRLTTVYARDLAPVINGIDDIIDTLYAHPDQLGKAADAMGQALNIVMPMLSGNGVVIDKGNQLVPGQDLCLPNIMRNC; encoded by the coding sequence ATGATCTCTGTACGGAATCGGCTCGGCGCGCTGAGCAGGCGCATCGATCTGTCGGCGTGGCTAGGGCCCCGGCAGGGCATTCCCGACGAGCACACGGCCGCCGCCCGAAGCCGCCGACAGGGCATCATCGGGCTGGTCGTCATCATTGCGGCGCTAGCCGCGACCGCCGCCGCGTATCTGAATCCGAGCGGTGAATCGGGCTATACCGCCCATCTGACCAACTCTGCGGGCATCCGAGCCGGTGATCAGGTGCGCATCGCCGGGATCACGGTCGGCAAGGTGACCGGGGTGCGACTTGACGGCGCACTGGTGGAGATGACGTTCGATGTCGAGCGGTCGATCAAGGTCGGTTCGGATTCCACCCTCGACGTCAAGCTGCTGACCCCGCTGGGCGGCCACTATGTCGCCCTGGATCCCAAGGGCGACATGCCGCTGGGCCGCAATGTGATTCCGCCGCAGCGTGTCTCACTTCCGTTCGAGGTCAACGACATCATCCAGGCGGCGACGCCGGTGATCAAGGAAGTCGACGGCCAGGTCATCCACGACACATTCGCCGAAGTCGCCAACGCCGCCGGCAGATATCCCGACGCCATCCGCAATCTGTTGCAGGCGGCCAACGATCTCACCTCGTCCTTGAGCGGCTCGACCGCCGAATTCCACCGCAGCCTGGGGTTCGTCGCCGACAGCATGGGCGCCATGGTCGCCGGCCGCAAACAACTGGTCACCCTGGTGCAGCAGCTCGACATCCTGGGCAAGGGATACACCGCCGATTCGGTGGACATCATCGAGTTCTTCGGCCTGGTCAAAGAATTGGCCCGGATCATGGACCGGCTCACGACGGTGTACGCCCGCGACCTGGCGCCTGTCATCAACGGAATCGACGACATCATCGACACGCTGTACGCCCACCCGGACCAGCTCGGCAAGGCTGCCGACGCGATGGGCCAGGCGTTGAACATCGTGATGCCGATGCTCAGCGGCAACGGGGTGGTCATCGACAAGGGCAACCAATTGGTGCCCGGTCAGGATCTGTGCCTGCCGAACATCATGAGGAACTGTTGA
- a CDS encoding MlaD family protein yields the protein MRSVSKALVWLTIFSAVAVVCTLIVVTALRSPINGTVSRYTAAFTDVSGLYVGDDVRISGVQVGKVETIRLDGRIAKVDFTAQDNQPLFTNTVAAVRYQSLIGQRYVELVQPATPDKRLPAGGDIPVGQTIPSFDVAKLFNGFRPIFQTVDPAQFNLLGENLLKLIQGDENGVGPFLHDLDVISTLATDRKAVITAIIRNLSSISQDLGGKSQQLFGLIAVLNDVLTQFGSKAAEFRSALDVGLPVLRNTTHIMQYLERLFDGQTVPMYDLTARMWPQTPTIIAGLSLVPSLIQGVRDTLIDDKPATPTFICSHGELTLPGIGQVSFAQQNLVICK from the coding sequence ATGAGAAGTGTCAGCAAGGCATTGGTGTGGTTGACGATCTTCAGCGCGGTCGCGGTGGTATGCACGCTGATCGTGGTGACCGCGCTGCGCTCACCCATCAACGGAACGGTGTCCCGCTACACGGCGGCGTTCACCGACGTCTCGGGACTGTATGTCGGCGATGACGTACGTATCTCCGGGGTGCAGGTCGGCAAGGTCGAGACCATCCGGCTTGACGGGCGGATCGCGAAAGTCGACTTCACCGCGCAGGACAACCAGCCGCTGTTCACCAACACCGTCGCGGCGGTGCGCTATCAGAGCCTCATCGGTCAGCGGTATGTGGAGCTCGTCCAACCCGCCACACCGGACAAGCGCCTGCCCGCCGGAGGCGACATCCCCGTGGGACAAACTATCCCGTCGTTTGATGTGGCCAAGCTGTTCAACGGTTTTCGGCCGATCTTCCAGACCGTTGACCCCGCCCAGTTCAATCTGCTCGGCGAGAACCTGCTGAAGTTGATCCAGGGCGACGAGAACGGGGTGGGACCGTTCCTGCACGACCTGGACGTCATCTCCACACTGGCCACCGACCGGAAGGCCGTCATCACCGCGATCATCAGAAACCTCAGTTCGATCTCCCAGGACCTTGGTGGCAAATCGCAGCAGCTGTTCGGACTCATCGCCGTCCTCAACGACGTTCTGACGCAGTTCGGCTCCAAGGCCGCGGAGTTCCGGTCCGCGCTCGATGTCGGACTTCCGGTGCTGCGCAACACCACCCACATCATGCAGTATCTGGAGCGTCTGTTCGATGGCCAGACCGTGCCGATGTATGACCTGACGGCACGGATGTGGCCCCAGACCCCGACGATCATCGCCGGCCTGTCGCTGGTGCCGTCCCTGATCCAGGGAGTGCGCGACACCCTGATCGATGACAAGCCTGCCACGCCGACGTTCATCTGCTCGCACGGTGAGCTCACGCTGCCCGGCATCGGCCAAGTGTCATTCGCGCAACAGAACTTGGTGATCTGCAAATGA
- a CDS encoding MlaD family protein → MRTLRLRGLIAAVVLGIAGIGLYQLGTGGYTKTFTVTVIADTLGEGLTPGAEVKFRGLSIGSVGSLETTGYNKQKMTLRLEPDQATALAADTTAKFVSSNTFGLAAVELVSTGSGPRLRADQTLLINSDVPPTSITGLLRQGQRLGQIIDSSDVEHIIAVVSRHSDLTEPVTRSFFDLAKMLADSQTVPFSQSLSVFASVINGASDAVPLINLAYELLNGMSFLAQPEGVQRINVILDQSAKLLYNTDAVFARNISWLVPLADALRNILLPRMYMLGSLAPAYDRLSGLIDRTSAAFPMVDGKVRLQIEVIMDTMPGLPAALEPATAPPPGAGG, encoded by the coding sequence ATGCGCACGTTGCGCCTCCGCGGCCTCATCGCCGCGGTGGTCCTCGGCATCGCCGGGATCGGGCTCTACCAGCTCGGAACCGGCGGATACACCAAAACCTTCACCGTGACGGTCATCGCCGACACCCTCGGCGAGGGGCTGACCCCCGGCGCGGAGGTCAAGTTCCGCGGCCTGTCCATCGGATCGGTCGGCAGCCTGGAAACCACCGGCTACAACAAACAGAAGATGACACTGCGACTCGAGCCCGACCAAGCCACTGCGCTCGCTGCCGACACCACCGCGAAGTTCGTGTCATCCAACACCTTTGGCCTGGCGGCCGTCGAACTGGTCAGCACCGGCTCGGGCCCCAGGCTGCGAGCCGACCAGACACTACTGATCAACTCCGACGTGCCGCCCACTTCCATCACCGGATTGCTGCGCCAGGGCCAGCGCCTCGGTCAGATCATCGACTCATCCGACGTCGAGCACATCATCGCCGTGGTAAGCCGACATTCGGATCTCACCGAGCCGGTGACACGTTCATTCTTCGACCTGGCCAAGATGCTCGCGGATTCGCAGACGGTGCCGTTCTCGCAATCCCTTTCGGTGTTCGCCTCGGTGATCAACGGGGCCAGTGACGCGGTGCCGTTGATCAACCTGGCCTACGAACTCCTCAACGGCATGTCCTTCTTGGCGCAGCCAGAGGGCGTGCAGCGCATCAACGTGATCCTCGACCAGTCAGCCAAACTGCTCTACAACACCGACGCGGTATTCGCCCGCAACATCTCCTGGCTCGTCCCCCTGGCCGACGCACTGCGCAACATTCTGCTCCCGCGCATGTACATGCTGGGGAGCCTGGCCCCCGCCTACGACCGGCTCTCCGGCCTGATCGACCGCACCAGCGCCGCGTTCCCGATGGTCGACGGGAAGGTTCGGCTGCAGATCGAGGTCATCATGGACACCATGCCGGGACTGCCGGCCGCACTCGAACCGGCCACCGCACCGCCGCCGGGAGCGGGCGGATGA